In one Dermatophilaceae bacterium Sec6.4 genomic region, the following are encoded:
- a CDS encoding GNAT family N-acetyltransferase, with the protein MPTGPRPPRAVTTVHTERLTLRPLTAHDADDERILGWHTDPSGYELTYEPPFPDLTTASQHLHAWVRRWEIQGIGYWIAEQNGRPVGIGGVDELQHEGTRYLNLSYRLDPTVRGSGLGREMTRAATSFAAEWWPDLPVVARIAPRNTPSLRTAYRAGLTDAGTWWRPHEPAGNEMTRHLQTPVVRVDGVQVGTSEYNELLDLWCAVIETGGSVGFERGAPRGAVKRTLDLHLDGPTTTLVRLHAATPASLENPSVAGELLGFGFVVGLGSVARHRCTLKRVMTDPQHRGANLGRLLMGALHATARANDYELVQISYRGGTGLEKFYEKCGYVETGRVPGGLRFSFGDRDDVDMTRRLDGQPLR; encoded by the coding sequence ATGCCGACCGGCCCGCGACCGCCCCGGGCGGTCACCACCGTCCACACCGAGCGCCTCACGCTCCGCCCGCTGACCGCACACGACGCCGACGACGAGCGAATCCTGGGTTGGCATACCGATCCGTCCGGGTACGAGCTGACGTACGAGCCGCCGTTCCCCGACCTCACGACCGCGTCCCAGCATCTGCACGCGTGGGTTCGCAGGTGGGAAATCCAGGGCATCGGCTACTGGATCGCCGAGCAGAACGGGCGCCCCGTCGGCATCGGAGGTGTCGACGAGCTGCAGCACGAGGGCACCCGGTATCTCAACCTGTCCTACCGCCTCGACCCAACAGTCAGAGGCAGCGGACTCGGTCGGGAGATGACCCGCGCTGCCACCTCGTTCGCCGCCGAATGGTGGCCCGACCTACCTGTGGTGGCTCGGATCGCCCCCCGCAACACGCCCTCGCTGCGCACCGCCTACCGCGCCGGGCTGACCGACGCGGGCACCTGGTGGCGCCCGCACGAGCCTGCCGGCAACGAAATGACCCGCCACCTGCAGACGCCGGTCGTACGGGTCGATGGGGTGCAGGTGGGGACATCGGAATACAACGAGCTGCTCGACCTGTGGTGCGCGGTCATCGAGACCGGTGGCTCCGTTGGCTTCGAACGGGGGGCACCGCGCGGCGCGGTCAAGCGAACTCTGGATCTCCACCTGGACGGTCCAACCACCACGCTGGTGCGGCTGCACGCTGCGACACCGGCCTCGCTCGAAAACCCCTCAGTAGCAGGTGAATTACTCGGATTCGGCTTCGTGGTCGGCCTGGGGTCCGTGGCGCGGCACCGATGCACCCTCAAGCGGGTGATGACCGACCCGCAGCACCGAGGCGCCAACCTCGGACGGCTACTGATGGGCGCGCTACACGCGACAGCCCGCGCGAACGACTACGAACTGGTGCAGATCTCCTACCGCGGTGGCACCGGACTGGAGAAGTTCTACGAGAAGTGCGGGTACGTCGAGACCGGCAGAGTGCCCGGCGGACTGCGGTTCAGTTTCGGTGACCGCGATGATGTCGACATGACCCGCCGCCTGGACGGGCAACCGCTGCGCTGA
- a CDS encoding DUF2273 domain-containing protein: MNRSALGLLAGLLMAVAIIVGGFYGFLVALVLGVIGYVVGAHLDGDLDLSRIMPQQRDRRG; the protein is encoded by the coding sequence ATGAACCGTTCCGCTCTAGGCCTCCTGGCCGGCCTGCTGATGGCTGTCGCGATCATCGTCGGAGGTTTCTACGGCTTCCTGGTCGCCCTGGTCCTCGGTGTCATCGGCTACGTCGTCGGCGCACACCTGGACGGCGATCTGGACCTGTCCCGGATCATGCCGCAGCAGCGTGACCGACGTGGCTGA
- a CDS encoding PRC and DUF2382 domain-containing protein, whose protein sequence is MISENQIQSISGGNAIDSEGKKVGSVGQVYLDDQSGNAAWVTVKTGLFGNSETFIPLRDAEVDGDDVKVPYTKDKIKDAPRVDADQHLDHDEERKLYEYYGVDYGTPAAGVAGTNDHDHADHADHADHADHADHADHADHDHDGHDHVGDDRHDRSDEAGVVGHDTSGPTTDEAMTRSEEQVRVGTESVETGRARLRKYIVTENVTTTVPVSHEEVRVVREPITEENRGDAVRGNDLTEEEHEVTLHAEQPVVQKETVPVERVRLDTETVTGEQEVTEEVRKERIDTDGAEGDDRR, encoded by the coding sequence GTGATCTCCGAAAACCAGATCCAGTCCATCTCCGGCGGCAACGCCATCGACTCCGAAGGAAAGAAGGTCGGCTCGGTAGGCCAGGTCTACCTGGACGACCAGTCCGGTAACGCCGCGTGGGTGACCGTCAAGACGGGGTTGTTCGGCAACTCTGAGACCTTCATCCCGCTACGCGACGCGGAGGTCGACGGCGACGACGTCAAGGTGCCTTACACCAAGGACAAGATCAAGGACGCGCCCCGCGTCGACGCCGACCAGCACCTGGACCACGACGAAGAGCGCAAGCTCTACGAGTACTACGGCGTTGACTACGGCACCCCTGCCGCTGGAGTTGCCGGCACCAACGATCACGACCACGCCGACCACGCCGACCACGCCGACCACGCCGACCACGCCGACCACGCCGATCACGCGGATCACGACCACGACGGTCATGACCACGTCGGCGACGACCGGCATGACCGGAGCGACGAAGCAGGCGTCGTAGGCCATGACACCTCAGGTCCGACCACCGACGAGGCGATGACCCGCTCGGAGGAGCAGGTCCGGGTCGGCACGGAATCGGTCGAGACCGGCCGGGCGCGACTGCGCAAGTACATCGTGACCGAGAACGTCACCACCACGGTGCCGGTCAGCCATGAAGAGGTCCGCGTCGTACGCGAGCCGATCACCGAGGAGAACCGCGGTGACGCGGTCCGAGGCAACGACCTCACCGAAGAAGAGCACGAGGTCACCCTGCACGCCGAGCAGCCCGTCGTGCAGAAGGAGACCGTTCCGGTGGAGCGGGTCCGGCTCGACACCGAGACAGTCACCGGTGAGCAGGAAGTGACCGAAGAGGTCCGCAAGGAGCGCATCGACACCGATGGTGCCGAGGGCGACGACCGCCGCTGA
- a CDS encoding YihY/virulence factor BrkB family protein encodes MSHSDDAPAPAKPTDIPKAGWFAISKRAARQFKQDNVTDFAAALTYFGILAIFPTILALVSVLGLLGKNQTDNVVKNISAVAPGGVTNVLTSIIDQVQGKAGAAGIALIISLALALWSASGYVAAFMRASNVIYGVQEGRPIWKTAPVRFLVTLALVVMLAVSAVMVIATGPVASQLGTAFGIGDTALLVWEIAKWPVLLIIVSLMFTLLYKACPNVKQPGLRWVSLGGVIAVVGWIIASALFAVYVSFSGSYNKTYGTFATVIIFLVWLWISNIALLLGAEINAEAQRERAIQAGLDDDVEPFAELRDTRKLDEPQQREAAEAADIRRRQMGS; translated from the coding sequence ATGAGCCACTCCGATGATGCACCCGCACCCGCAAAGCCCACCGACATTCCGAAGGCCGGGTGGTTCGCGATCTCGAAGCGAGCCGCCAGGCAGTTCAAGCAGGACAACGTCACCGACTTCGCAGCTGCGCTGACGTACTTCGGGATCCTGGCGATCTTCCCGACGATCCTGGCGCTCGTCTCGGTGCTGGGCCTGCTGGGCAAGAACCAGACCGACAACGTCGTCAAGAACATCTCGGCCGTCGCGCCGGGGGGCGTCACCAACGTCCTCACCTCGATCATCGACCAGGTGCAGGGCAAGGCGGGCGCGGCAGGAATCGCGCTGATCATCAGCCTCGCGCTGGCCTTGTGGTCCGCATCGGGATACGTCGCGGCGTTCATGCGCGCCTCGAATGTGATCTATGGCGTGCAGGAGGGTCGACCTATTTGGAAGACCGCCCCGGTGCGCTTCCTGGTGACGCTGGCCCTCGTCGTGATGCTCGCGGTGAGCGCGGTGATGGTGATCGCAACGGGCCCCGTCGCCTCGCAGCTCGGCACGGCGTTCGGCATCGGTGACACCGCGCTGCTGGTGTGGGAAATTGCCAAGTGGCCCGTTCTGCTGATCATCGTGAGCCTGATGTTCACGCTGCTCTACAAGGCGTGCCCCAATGTCAAGCAACCCGGTTTGCGCTGGGTCAGCCTCGGCGGGGTGATTGCCGTCGTCGGGTGGATCATCGCCTCAGCGCTATTCGCGGTCTACGTCTCCTTCTCCGGCTCCTACAACAAGACCTACGGAACGTTCGCAACCGTCATCATCTTTCTTGTCTGGCTGTGGATCTCGAATATCGCCCTGCTACTAGGTGCCGAGATCAATGCGGAGGCCCAGCGTGAACGCGCCATCCAGGCGGGCCTGGACGACGACGTGGAGCCGTTTGCGGAACTACGCGACACGCGCAAACTCGACGAGCCGCAGCAGCGGGAGGCCGCAGAGGCGGCCGACATCCGACGCCGCCAGATGGGCAGTTAG
- a CDS encoding Asp23/Gls24 family envelope stress response protein produces the protein MSNNQTDVKDNSPLVTPQGRTSIADTVVAKIAGISTREVAGVHDVGGGTARAVGALRDRIPGSRTNHSQGVTVEVGERQAAVDIDLVAEYGVAIADLAAGVRRNVISTVESMTGLEVTEVNITVHDVFLDDGTGENDNRAESRVE, from the coding sequence ATGAGCAACAATCAGACCGACGTCAAGGACAACAGCCCTCTGGTCACCCCTCAGGGGCGCACCTCCATTGCCGACACGGTGGTCGCCAAGATCGCCGGTATCTCCACCCGCGAGGTGGCCGGCGTGCATGACGTGGGCGGCGGTACAGCGCGCGCAGTCGGAGCGCTACGTGATCGGATCCCCGGATCACGCACCAACCACTCCCAGGGCGTCACCGTCGAGGTCGGCGAGCGACAGGCAGCAGTGGATATCGACCTCGTCGCCGAGTACGGCGTTGCCATCGCCGACCTGGCAGCAGGCGTCCGCCGCAATGTCATCAGCACTGTGGAGTCGATGACCGGGTTGGAAGTAACGGAGGTCAACATCACCGTGCACGACGTTTTCCTCGACGACGGAACGGGTGAGAACGACAACCGCGCGGAGTCCCGTGTCGAGTGA
- a CDS encoding CsbD family protein, translating to MPTGIADKASNAAEDLKGKGKEAAGDATGDDSTKAEGQADQGKASVKKVGENIKDAFKS from the coding sequence ATCCCCACGGGAATCGCAGACAAGGCATCCAACGCAGCCGAAGACCTCAAGGGCAAGGGCAAAGAAGCCGCCGGCGACGCCACCGGTGACGACAGCACCAAGGCCGAAGGTCAGGCCGACCAGGGCAAGGCGTCGGTGAAAAAGGTCGGCGAGAACATCAAGGACGCCTTCAAGAGCTGA
- a CDS encoding TetR/AcrR family transcriptional regulator encodes MSTDGGDPVRSSRRRLTTEQIVTETLALVDEQGIAAASMRSVARRLGVRVMTLYRYVDNREQLFDAVVDHIVDELGDDADILQEVSNDDWAAYLTSLAWGVRRYARAHPHAFPLVATRPPSAPWVNPPLRSLRWIETMLEHLGDAGFSDDDVLFTYRTFNSFLLGYLLLETSQMVIDDPLPGDGSFQAGDDSGDHDPVDPADPVPGSISATRTTQEREEVADADDPAELGDLDQNTYPVIHRLRVGLTENRFEEEFGAGLDVLITRIAQRRAGS; translated from the coding sequence ATGAGCACAGACGGTGGGGACCCGGTCCGGAGTTCGCGGCGCCGGCTGACGACCGAACAGATCGTGACCGAGACGCTCGCTTTGGTCGATGAGCAGGGAATCGCGGCTGCCTCGATGCGCTCGGTTGCCCGGCGTCTCGGCGTGCGGGTCATGACGTTGTACCGGTATGTGGACAACCGCGAGCAGTTGTTCGATGCCGTGGTCGACCACATCGTCGATGAGCTGGGCGATGACGCCGACATCCTGCAGGAGGTAAGCAACGACGACTGGGCGGCCTACCTCACCAGCCTCGCCTGGGGGGTGCGGCGGTATGCCCGGGCGCATCCGCATGCCTTTCCGCTGGTAGCCACCCGTCCGCCCAGCGCGCCATGGGTCAACCCGCCGCTGCGGTCATTGCGCTGGATCGAGACGATGCTGGAACACCTCGGCGACGCGGGATTCTCCGACGACGACGTGCTTTTCACCTACCGGACATTCAACAGTTTCCTGCTCGGCTACCTGCTGCTGGAGACGAGCCAGATGGTGATCGACGACCCCCTACCCGGGGACGGTTCGTTCCAGGCGGGCGACGACAGTGGCGACCACGACCCGGTCGATCCCGCTGACCCGGTCCCCGGTTCGATCAGCGCGACCCGGACGACGCAGGAGCGCGAGGAGGTGGCCGATGCCGACGATCCCGCTGAGCTGGGCGACCTGGATCAAAACACCTATCCGGTCATTCACCGATTGCGCGTCGGTCTGACCGAGAACCGGTTCGAGGAGGAGTTCGGCGCCGGGCTGGACGTCCTGATCACCCGGATCGCGCAGCGGCGGGCAGGTTCATGA
- a CDS encoding ABC transporter ATP-binding protein, translated as MAATDTRTARHAQPPQVAARAVDLVKTYNSGTNEVRALDCVSVDLARGEFTAIMGPSGSGKSTLMHCMAGLDSVTSGTVSIGDAELSGLSDNKMTALRRDRIGFVFQSFNLVPTLTSIENITLPMDLAGRAPDQEWLDSVIDTLGIRDRLGHRPSELSGGQQQRVACARALASKPDIVFGDEPTGNLDSHSSAEVLGILRRSVDDLGQTVVIVTHDPRAAAYSDRVLFLGDGKIVDEMRDPSEDKVLDRMKNLER; from the coding sequence ATGGCCGCCACTGACACCCGGACAGCACGGCATGCACAGCCACCCCAGGTCGCGGCGCGTGCCGTGGACCTGGTCAAGACCTATAACAGCGGCACCAACGAGGTGCGGGCTCTTGACTGCGTGAGCGTCGATCTGGCCCGCGGTGAGTTCACCGCCATCATGGGGCCGTCCGGATCGGGCAAGTCGACGCTGATGCACTGTATGGCCGGCCTGGACTCCGTCACCTCAGGAACAGTCAGCATCGGTGATGCCGAACTGTCCGGCCTGTCGGACAACAAGATGACCGCCCTGCGTCGCGACCGGATCGGTTTTGTCTTCCAGTCCTTCAACCTGGTGCCAACTCTCACCTCGATCGAGAACATCACGCTGCCGATGGATCTGGCCGGCCGGGCACCGGATCAGGAGTGGCTGGATTCGGTGATCGACACCCTCGGTATCCGCGACCGGCTCGGCCACCGGCCCAGCGAGTTGTCGGGCGGTCAGCAGCAGCGGGTGGCGTGTGCGCGGGCACTCGCCTCCAAACCCGACATCGTCTTTGGTGATGAACCGACCGGAAACCTGGATTCGCACTCCTCCGCGGAGGTGCTCGGCATCCTGCGGCGCTCGGTCGATGACCTGGGCCAGACCGTGGTGATCGTGACCCACGATCCGCGTGCCGCGGCCTACTCCGACCGGGTGCTGTTCCTCGGCGACGGCAAGATCGTGGATGAGATGCGCGACCCGTCCGAGGACAAAGTGCTGGACCGGATGAAGAATCTGGAGCGTTGA
- a CDS encoding Asp23/Gls24 family envelope stress response protein — MAEVAEVTEAAGGKRSDPAARGVLDIRTAAIEHLVEIIADEVPGTVRFANTLDKLRSRGYPNAQASVRGSTTWISLDIAVQWPSPVESIAAHVRSQVLTEATRLSGSEVRRVDVTVHVLSAGQVGPPRRRVQ, encoded by the coding sequence GTGGCTGAGGTGGCTGAGGTGACTGAGGCGGCCGGCGGAAAGCGGTCTGATCCTGCCGCACGCGGCGTACTGGACATCCGGACAGCCGCGATCGAACACCTCGTGGAGATCATCGCCGATGAGGTACCCGGCACCGTCCGGTTCGCCAACACGCTGGACAAGCTACGGAGCCGGGGTTACCCGAACGCGCAGGCCAGCGTCCGTGGATCCACCACCTGGATCAGCCTCGATATCGCCGTGCAGTGGCCCAGCCCGGTGGAGTCCATCGCCGCCCACGTCCGGTCCCAGGTGCTCACCGAAGCGACCCGCCTGTCCGGTAGCGAGGTTCGGCGAGTGGACGTGACCGTGCACGTACTGTCCGCCGGCCAGGTCGGCCCACCGCGAAGGAGGGTGCAATGA
- the hpnE gene encoding hydroxysqualene dehydroxylase HpnE: protein MRVAVVGGGLAGIAAALRLADDGAEVTLLESRAKLGGLTHSFRRGQLWVDNGQHVFMRCCTQYLSFLDRLGVRDQTALQDRLDVRVASELDPRVSRLRRNGLPAPLQLGAALARYRWLPLSQRARVAPVALAMRRLDVRDPGVDGQSFGAWLRERGCSDRSIEAVWELIGKATINAGADDSSLAMAATVFQLGMLSDRAAADIGWATVPLQQLHGDAAATALGGAGVSVLLRAKVSQVAPSPTGWNVRTADGETTFDAVVLAVPPTALEKITDLQQLGLPPDLAQRLGSAPIVNLHVILDRTVLDGEFIAAVDSPLQWVFDRTEVSGLTHGQYLAVSISAAEDLVDTPVAQLREWAMPHLCALLPGMSDATVLDFFVTREPDATFRAAPGSGALRPPARTPVDGLVLAGAWTDTGWPATMEGAVRSGHAAAAVLRARYPER from the coding sequence GTGAGGGTGGCCGTGGTCGGCGGTGGTCTGGCCGGGATAGCTGCCGCACTGCGTCTCGCCGATGACGGCGCTGAGGTGACACTGCTGGAATCGCGCGCAAAACTCGGCGGGCTGACCCATTCCTTCCGACGCGGGCAGCTGTGGGTCGACAACGGCCAACACGTCTTCATGCGGTGCTGTACGCAGTACCTGTCCTTCCTGGACCGGCTGGGCGTGCGCGATCAGACCGCGCTGCAGGACCGGCTCGACGTGCGGGTGGCGAGTGAGCTGGACCCGCGGGTCAGTCGACTGCGTCGCAACGGGCTGCCGGCGCCGCTGCAGTTGGGCGCTGCGCTCGCGCGGTACCGGTGGCTCCCGCTCTCGCAGCGGGCCCGCGTCGCCCCGGTGGCGCTGGCGATGCGGCGACTCGACGTGCGTGATCCTGGCGTCGACGGGCAGAGTTTCGGTGCGTGGTTACGTGAGCGGGGCTGCAGCGACCGGTCCATCGAGGCCGTCTGGGAGCTGATCGGCAAGGCGACGATCAACGCCGGCGCGGACGACAGCTCGCTTGCGATGGCGGCGACGGTATTCCAGCTCGGCATGTTGAGCGACCGTGCGGCCGCCGATATCGGCTGGGCCACGGTGCCGCTGCAGCAGTTGCACGGCGACGCTGCCGCGACCGCTCTGGGCGGCGCCGGGGTGTCGGTGCTGTTACGGGCGAAGGTGAGTCAGGTCGCGCCCTCGCCCACCGGCTGGAACGTCCGTACCGCCGACGGCGAGACGACGTTCGATGCGGTCGTCCTGGCGGTTCCGCCGACAGCGCTGGAAAAGATCACCGATCTGCAGCAGCTCGGCCTGCCGCCGGATCTGGCGCAGCGGCTCGGTTCGGCGCCGATCGTCAACCTGCACGTGATCCTGGACCGTACGGTGCTGGACGGCGAGTTCATTGCCGCCGTCGACAGCCCGCTGCAGTGGGTCTTCGACCGTACCGAAGTGTCGGGGTTGACGCACGGGCAGTATCTCGCGGTCTCCATCTCGGCGGCGGAGGACCTGGTCGACACCCCGGTGGCGCAGTTGCGCGAGTGGGCGATGCCGCACCTGTGTGCCCTGCTGCCCGGTATGAGCGACGCAACCGTGCTGGACTTCTTCGTTACCCGCGAGCCGGACGCGACGTTCCGCGCCGCCCCGGGCAGCGGCGCGCTGCGGCCCCCCGCGAGGACCCCTGTCGACGGACTGGTCCTCGCCGGCGCCTGGACCGATACGGGGTGGCCCGCGACGATGGAGGGCGCAGTCCGTAGCGGCCACGCTGCGGCGGCTGTCCTACGCGCGAGGTACCCAGAGCGATGA
- a CDS encoding DUF6286 domain-containing protein codes for MTQDALTAKNPPRATPAAAVTGTIVAILFVALAVVGIHDLFVTQGWAPGNSWTRDAVDAVDGTTRADWVVPLAVAALLLGLLLLVVSLRPRRTTHRPVADREEAGDVWVTPAVLCALARSAAEDAPGVLHATPKVSGRRIKVALHTTPGADRDRSVAAAEQLIATRIGSLSDLRVQVSATEVGA; via the coding sequence ATGACCCAGGATGCACTCACAGCCAAGAACCCACCCCGGGCGACGCCTGCGGCCGCTGTCACCGGCACGATCGTGGCGATCCTCTTCGTAGCGCTCGCGGTCGTCGGTATCCACGACCTCTTCGTCACGCAGGGTTGGGCTCCGGGAAATTCGTGGACGCGAGACGCCGTCGACGCCGTCGACGGCACGACCCGCGCAGACTGGGTGGTACCGCTCGCGGTGGCCGCGTTGCTGCTCGGCCTGCTGCTGCTCGTCGTCTCGCTGCGGCCGCGACGCACAACCCATCGCCCCGTGGCCGACCGCGAAGAAGCGGGTGACGTATGGGTCACCCCCGCTGTCCTCTGCGCACTGGCCAGGTCTGCAGCGGAGGACGCCCCCGGGGTCCTGCACGCCACACCGAAAGTTTCCGGGCGTCGGATCAAGGTTGCGTTGCACACCACACCCGGCGCTGACCGCGACCGGTCGGTCGCAGCTGCCGAGCAGCTCATCGCCACGCGTATCGGCTCCCTCAGCGACCTGCGCGTGCAGGTTTCCGCCACGGAGGTCGGGGCATGA
- a CDS encoding FtsX-like permease family protein gives MAKRPMRRVSVRNLRAHKVRLILTVLSVVLGTAFVTGSFVFTDTLKASFTGIFDNAYKGIATHAAAANSYDPGVAFSDITKIRSVQGVDRVAPSVERSAVLVGPDGTKVETGGAPSIADLYAPAPDQIGDPTRFVAGAAPNQVGQLVLNSGAAKKGGIKVGDTVRIVLSDGPVTSLTVSGIYATKTETGGYIGMLLNKTQAVQLLSDGTHYRAVDISAKPGVTEEVLTARVRAALPSNVSVETGTKLRDDTNNGIQTALSFINYILLAFGFIALIVGTFIIYNTFSMIVAQRLRELALLRAVGASRKQVRRSVLVEALLTGIIGSLVGIVAGIGLAIGLRSLLNTFGVGLPTGALVLQARTLIVALVLGIGVTLLSAYIPARRASLIAPVEAMREEFSQPSTSSSTRRTIIGLGLLFLGVVLTGLGAASTDTGTGASLLGIGLLGVGGAALMLSPVLAKVIIPPIGWLVGRPFGRPGTLAPANATRNPRRTAATAFALTLGLLIVSGIAVIGASAKGSVGQLFDNNVRADLVLTTQQQLLLPQRAIDAAAKVSGVASMTTFHPAAGLLDGGLETGSGVDGPLQTVLDIKPVQGSISPTGSNIVASQTFARNQGWAIGSTHTLSRPGQGSVKLTLTGIYTDSQLAGPWIVSGATYRAVTPAKQQGGIVGLIRIDPGADLSAVQGRVQAATKSYYVVSVSTRAEFKGQIASQVNNLLGLLYGLLALAIVIAILGIINTLALSVVERRREIGMMRAVGMLRRQVRRTIYLESFLIAVFGALLGLVLGIVYGVLFTRLLKDQGLKVLVVPWGQALTFLVVAGIVGVLAALWPGVRAARTPPLAAISEA, from the coding sequence GTGGCCAAACGTCCGATGCGGCGGGTATCGGTCCGAAACCTACGCGCGCACAAGGTGCGGTTGATCCTGACCGTGTTGTCGGTTGTGCTGGGCACCGCATTCGTGACGGGATCATTCGTCTTCACCGACACCCTGAAGGCCAGTTTCACCGGCATCTTCGACAACGCCTACAAGGGCATCGCAACGCATGCTGCTGCGGCGAACAGTTACGACCCGGGCGTTGCGTTCAGCGATATCACGAAGATCCGCAGCGTGCAGGGAGTCGACCGGGTCGCGCCGAGCGTCGAGCGCTCTGCGGTCCTGGTCGGGCCTGACGGCACCAAGGTCGAGACGGGCGGTGCGCCCAGCATCGCCGACCTCTACGCCCCCGCTCCAGATCAGATCGGCGACCCCACGAGGTTCGTCGCCGGCGCCGCCCCCAATCAGGTCGGTCAGCTGGTCCTCAACTCCGGTGCAGCGAAGAAGGGCGGCATCAAGGTCGGTGACACAGTGCGGATCGTGCTGTCGGACGGGCCGGTGACCTCGCTGACCGTGAGCGGCATCTATGCGACGAAAACCGAGACCGGCGGTTACATCGGGATGCTGCTGAACAAGACGCAGGCGGTACAGCTGCTGTCGGACGGCACGCATTACCGGGCGGTCGACATCTCTGCCAAACCCGGTGTGACAGAAGAGGTGCTGACCGCGAGGGTGCGGGCGGCGCTGCCCTCCAACGTGAGTGTCGAGACCGGTACGAAGCTGCGTGACGACACCAACAACGGCATCCAGACTGCGCTGTCGTTCATCAACTACATCCTGCTCGCGTTCGGATTCATCGCACTGATCGTCGGCACCTTCATCATCTACAACACCTTCTCGATGATCGTCGCGCAGCGGCTGCGGGAGTTGGCGCTGCTGCGGGCTGTGGGCGCGAGCCGTAAGCAGGTACGCCGCTCGGTGCTGGTAGAGGCGCTGCTGACCGGCATCATCGGCAGTCTGGTCGGCATCGTCGCCGGAATCGGGTTGGCGATCGGGCTGCGCTCGTTGCTCAACACGTTCGGTGTCGGCCTGCCGACGGGCGCCCTCGTGCTGCAGGCCCGCACACTGATCGTTGCGCTCGTGCTCGGTATCGGCGTGACCTTGCTGTCGGCGTACATCCCGGCGCGGCGGGCATCGTTGATCGCGCCGGTAGAAGCGATGCGTGAGGAGTTCAGCCAGCCTTCGACGTCCAGTTCGACGCGTCGCACCATCATCGGGCTGGGGCTGCTCTTCCTCGGGGTGGTGCTCACGGGCCTCGGCGCCGCCTCGACCGACACCGGCACCGGTGCCTCTTTGCTGGGGATCGGCCTGCTCGGGGTGGGTGGCGCGGCGCTGATGCTCTCGCCGGTGCTGGCGAAGGTGATCATCCCGCCGATCGGCTGGTTGGTCGGCAGGCCCTTTGGGCGACCCGGCACGCTGGCCCCGGCCAATGCGACCCGTAACCCGCGGCGCACGGCGGCCACGGCCTTCGCGCTCACCCTCGGGTTGTTGATCGTCAGCGGTATCGCGGTCATCGGTGCTTCGGCCAAGGGCAGCGTCGGTCAGCTCTTCGACAACAACGTGCGGGCCGACCTGGTGTTGACGACGCAACAGCAGTTGCTGCTGCCGCAACGCGCGATCGACGCGGCGGCGAAGGTGTCCGGTGTTGCGTCGATGACGACGTTCCACCCGGCGGCGGGGCTGCTGGACGGCGGCCTGGAGACCGGCAGCGGCGTCGACGGTCCGCTGCAGACGGTGCTCGACATCAAACCCGTGCAGGGCAGCATCTCGCCGACCGGCAGCAACATCGTCGCGAGCCAGACCTTCGCCCGCAATCAGGGGTGGGCGATCGGCTCCACGCATACGCTGTCCCGCCCGGGGCAGGGCAGCGTGAAGCTGACGTTGACCGGTATCTACACCGACAGCCAACTCGCCGGTCCGTGGATCGTCAGCGGCGCGACCTACCGGGCGGTGACACCGGCCAAACAACAGGGCGGCATCGTCGGGTTGATCCGCATCGATCCGGGCGCTGATCTGAGCGCCGTACAGGGGCGGGTACAGGCGGCCACCAAGTCCTATTACGTGGTGTCGGTCAGTACCCGCGCCGAGTTCAAGGGGCAGATCGCCAGCCAGGTCAACAACCTGCTCGGGCTGCTCTACGGGCTGCTCGCCCTCGCCATCGTGATCGCGATCCTCGGCATCATCAACACCCTCGCGCTGTCAGTGGTGGAGCGACGCCGCGAGATCGGGATGATGCGCGCAGTCGGGATGTTGCGCCGACAGGTACGTCGGACGATCTACCTCGAGTCGTTCCTGATTGCGGTGTTCGGAGCGCTGCTGGGGTTGGTGCTCGGGATCGTCTACGGAGTGCTCTTCACCCGACTGTTGAAGGACCAGGGATTGAAAGTGCTGGTGGTGCCGTGGGGGCAGGCGTTGACCTTCCTGGTGGTGGCCGGAATTGTCGGGGTGCTGGCGGCGTTGTGGCCAGGTGTACGTGCAGCGCGGACACCACCGTTGGCAGCAATTTCCGAAGCGTGA